The genomic region aaacacacaaagaaaacaataacCTAATTATTACAGTAATGTTTGTCTATATAAGGAAAACATGCAGTATGAGTTGAATTCAGCTGTCATTACACATGAAATCGTCCTTGATCAGCACTAATCCAACACTATTATAAGATTATATTCTCAAATCTTGGAATTGATTTGTGCTCTTAGGTAAGTAAATAGCAACAAAGGAATCCAAACACAATATCAAGAAACAAACACAAGGGGAAAAACATTAATGTAGGATGAGTTGATAATTTGGAGGACAAATATTTATCCATACatgtattaaaattgataacaTGGGATTATGTTGGGAAAATAATGGACTGGGGTTTTGTTGGGGAGCAGATTTTCCCAAAACATTGAACAATGTTCATAAATGTTATGATCCTTAAATCTTGACATGTGGGACACTTTACTCTTGTATTAAATTTAAGGGGGATGCATTTTTCTCTTACGCTCATCAACATGCTCCTTGGGccctttctacttttatttttaataaataataaattacaaattaatacaaaaagtaGACTGactgttatatatatatatatatatataacttttttttaataaatcaattataattatcaatatcaaatatttgtatttaacaTCCCGACAACCATAGCATATATTCTAATTATCAATGTCagataactattattaaagtaaaataataccCCATATGTTGGTGAAATTTGAGCCAGcgatcttatatatatagccatgaaaccccaatttcatcaaattcaactAAGTCCCATTCATACAAAACTCAAACATctgttaaaagaaaatttctaaaaCTTTAATCGTACCATCAAACTGGAACGACGTTAACTCCAAATTTGAATACCCATTTTCACGAAATCGATATTacgaaaaaaaatcaattaaaatgtTTCTCTGTTGAGGGTTTATAAGTTGTAACTTAGTTCATTGTAGATGCGACGTGTCGAGACATAATGAACATCGTAGATGAAGACAAATGAGAGTAATTAATTGAGGTTGATTAAGTGCCAAAattaaggattaaagaagtgATTAAGATGGGGTAAGTAGTTTTGGCTGCTAGCTACGGGAATTTTAAAGAAAGGGACGGATGGGACAGTCTTGCACATGGTTCGTGGCCagatgtataaaataaaaaattcttgggGTCAAgatttataaatgtaaaatatatatattttttaattttttaaatttaagaaatatttgtctATTAAGGCAACTAACTACCTGTAGAGAACAGAatggattttattaaagtttttTGTCTAAGTTGTCATGTGGAAGGTTTTGTGGTTTTTGGACTTTTAGAATTTAGACTTCGTGCGACTAAAAACAGCACACGGTTTGCAGCGGTCTTCATCTCATTAATGAAATTCAGTGTCATATAAGTATTCATGGCTCTCCATATGTAAATCATGcaaatttaaatcttttttgaaaatgattaatatatattttggatcCGAAGAAGTTAgatatatgattattaatttacattattgGTGACATTAATTAGAGTCCCGATCGAAATCATATTTTAGCAAGCATGTTTTTTAAACGAAATGAGTAGAGTCAAATACATTGTTGTTCGTGATTGTTTGAAGAATATTTATCTggtttcaaatattatatttaagttttatcTGATTATCAGTTTCATCGCAAttgaacaaattttaattaagttaagcttgaataaactgattatgttcaccaattttctgattttgcagagaaattgttataattaattaatgtggaTGAACTTAGAAGAATAATGATGTTCAAGTTAAGGAGATGTGATTTGAAAGACAATATACATACATAGTAGTTTTgctagtaaaatataatataaggtaaattacaacatttttttttaaaatttatcataattaaatatatttttgtttaaaaaattacaaatattttctaaaattaataattatttaacaaatatctcTTGTGAAAGCTCATGATAGAGGTATTTGTTAGAGGGTCATTAatcctaatttttcttttataatttttaaaaaaaatatttattattatgacaaatagCTTGTAGTTTACCCataatgtattttcaaaatttgggACAAATATAGATACGACACCGTACTCAAAATTGGTACTCTCTATTCCACTTCTCACACCGGAGCTTTTACCAAATCCAACCTCTTATAAACTTGTAATCAATATCCAATCATAATCACTTACAGACCATTTAATAAACTTATCAAACACCAGCTACCTATCCTCcactattatatatacatatatatatatatcaaatgtCGTAATTATTACCCAAAAACAAGGGTATATTATTGCCCCTGACTCTATATATACCCCAACCCTCTTCCATAATTCAAACCCCTCACCCTCACATTTCAACCCTTACAAATCAAGATTCAACGCAGGAGGAAGAACATTCCATTCCGCTCGCACATTGCCCTTAAACACATCCTTGATCATACAAAACATGTCGGCTTGCAGCAAAATCCGTCACATTGTTAGGCTGCGCCAGCTGCTCCGGAGGTGGCGGAAGAAGGCATCAATGGCTGCGCGTCTCACACCCTCCGACGTGCCCGCCGGACACGTGGCGGTGACCGTCGGCTCCAGCTGCAAGAGGTTCGTCGTCAGAGCGACGTACCTGAACCATCCGGTTTTCAAGAAGTTACTGGTCCAGGCAGAGGAAGAGTACGGGTTCGCCAACAACGGTGGCCCATTGGCCATTCCTTGCGACGAGACTCTATTTGAGGAAATTCTCCGGTACTTGGCCCGGAAGGAGTCCAATGTCAGCAACTCGAACCGGTTCATGAGCTTCGAGGATTTCCAGAGGTACTGCCACGTGGGCTTCCGGAGCAACCTTGAATTCTGGGCTGAATCCCGGGCCCTTTTGCATGGGGTTTCGGATAAGTCCGTTTGGTGAGTAAACTACATGCAAAACAAGGTTCAGATTTTGACCCGGGTAAAACGGAGCCGGGTTTTCAGTAGGAATtatcatcttttttcttgtttattttgtgattcttTTACGTAAATCGATCATGTGAAACGGGGTGGTGAATTACTTAAACTTGCTCCGGGAGAATATCATGATGGAGATGGCAAGTAGGTGGGGCGGGTCGCCACCGAGTCGTCCCGGGTTCGGATCGGAGCGGAGTCAACAAACAGTGCTTATGCAAATTATTACAGCtgacaaattaaagaaagaagtGATCATCAAGGgttgtaaattaaaaacaaatatatatatatatatatgggcattcttatttcattcatttcatGGAAATTAATTGTAAAGGATTTCAATTCAATGAAAGCATACATACATACcatgtttattattttaatattatgttttcGTTTTCTTTAATAATGTTATGGAGTTTAATAGTATAGTTCACAGTGATAATTGATTGGTACAACGTGGTTGCCGTTGTGGGAGTTGTAAGGACAACATCAACACCCCATGTGGAACAAACCCCATCCCACTAAAATATTCTTCAATTTGTTCCTACACTagtaatataatgtatttaatttatccctCATCTTTTTCCACCCTAATAGCTACAATCTAGCCACGCAATTTACTTTTCATCAAAAAAGCGActaataagtatataaattattaataaatcatgAGATAATCACATCATCAGATTAACACTTTACTCaaacttttatatatgatctttaattatttacaaaattttgatggtTCACTTCTGATTGGTTTACATTTTGTTTTATCAAATAAGTACATCTATAGAGGCAATTGCTCTCTAGTTGTAATACACTATTTTGCAgccttaattaataaagagtaagtACTTGAGAATGAGACATTGCTCAAGTGATAAGATTAAGACTATACATATAAAGATTGTAAATTTGAATTCTACGAATGTAACTATATATCCATCTCTATAAtagctttttgtttttctgtttccTTCTAAACGCATTTGTTAATTTGGGATTatcgatttatttaattaatttttgaatttgaatgtattaaattatataatgatcCATATTTTAtcgaaaaggaaaaaagggtTTTGAGTAGCTATTTTACTAACCTGACATATGAATCGttgtattcttcttttttttttttttataaagccATTTGTACGTAGGAGGGGttactcatttattatttaaaaaattaaaaaaattcttgtatATAATTCTAAGAACAATAAATGAGGAGTACTTActtcatttataataaaaaattattgtatacaTATACTGCTTAAAAGAGTAGCTAGGCAATACgtgaaaatgtaattaatcatattacaCATTTAGAAGGTGTTTggctaaaattttattataaaattttataagcttgtacatcataaaatttattttctaagcttataagatatatgatagaatattattaagtaaattatttgattaaaataatatcatgaaACTTACAGTATGCTACTAATGATaagtttgtaataatttgaaaaaaaaattgaattaagttattaatattttaaaaataagttaagaacttcttacttttttttaaaaaaagtcgTTACATTCATAACATCATATTTAGTTTTGAATTaagttttttgttaaaatatttaccaaaCAGCCTCAAAGTTGCTTTCGATATTATTGAAAAGTAGGAGAGACCcttttacattaaataaaatagctGGCTTCGTGTTTGAAAAACTTatcctaataattaattcaggaaaataaactattaattaaaaatgtagtgaatattaaaatgaaaaatagctGGCCCATGATGGAAAGTAATTGACGTCAACCACTACGCCCTCTCTTAAATTATTTccttcttattttataatacattGACTAAAATTCacataccatttttttttaaatttatttttaatatatttttaaagggtgaataataatttatccttttgtgatattgaaaataaacacattaccccctatgaaaaaaatatagcaatttattccccTATACTTTGAAAATGAAGCAATGTatctccttatacagggagataaattgcttcattttaaaaatcataggggggtaaattgttgtattttaaaaaatatagaaagccaaatcatgatttattttttcatatggagtaatttgctcacttgtaatatcacaatagggttgcttatattttttcccatttttaaatattaaattggtaaacttttcttttgtgtgtgtgtgtgtgtgttttttttccctGCAAGGGCCAGAGGAATGTGTTAGTAATGATTGAAGCTGTACAATGTGGGAACTTATTTGACTTCATCTTATCATTCGTAAAACTTATTTTCttgcactatatatatatatatatatatatatatataatccatgctatataaatatataattaacgaTTTACGTGTCTGAGAAAAAGCACATGGTTTTGAcagaaataattttgttctttaatttcttcaaaggGCAGATTTAAAACATTGAAGAGAT from Sesamum indicum cultivar Zhongzhi No. 13 linkage group LG3, S_indicum_v1.0, whole genome shotgun sequence harbors:
- the LOC105159580 gene encoding auxin-induced protein 6B-like, translated to MSACSKIRHIVRLRQLLRRWRKKASMAARLTPSDVPAGHVAVTVGSSCKRFVVRATYLNHPVFKKLLVQAEEEYGFANNGGPLAIPCDETLFEEILRYLARKESNVSNSNRFMSFEDFQRYCHVGFRSNLEFWAESRALLHGVSDKSVW